A single genomic interval of Helianthus annuus cultivar XRQ/B chromosome 13, HanXRQr2.0-SUNRISE, whole genome shotgun sequence harbors:
- the LOC110897486 gene encoding OVARIAN TUMOR DOMAIN-containing deubiquitinating enzyme 4 produces MIACSPIKTCVKHMIGPSRPHQKLIPQSLPYAYLSLGFAKPNYATKITTGQSLTIKSGMHLVGLHNMNMRSLIPKQRIISRKKWSLVSGSWMQGCTSAGLVIGLFVCNSSTEVEPVHAEVKENNKQSHGKQVYIDYSVIGIPGDGRCLFRAVAHGACVRSGKPAPNESLQRELADELRARVADEFVRRRKETEWFIEGDFDSYVSKIRKTHVWGGEPELLMASHVLKMPISVYMNDEGSGGLICIAEYGHEYGKENPINVLYDGFGHYDALHVPNKNGSRSRL; encoded by the exons ATGATTGCTTGTTCTCCCATTAAAACCTGCGTAAAGCACATGATCGGTCCAAGCAGGCCCCACCAAAAGCTGATACCTCAATCTTTACCATATGCATATCTCTCCCTTGGTTTTGCCAAACCAAATTACGCtacaaaaataaccaccggtcaGTCATTGACCATCAAAAGTGGTATGCATTTAGTTGGGCTCCACAATATGAATATGAGGTCTTTAATCCCCAAACAAAGGATTATTTCAAGAAAGAAATGGAGTTTGGTATCCGGATCATGGATGCAAGGATGTACCTCGGCGGGTCTTGTTATCGGATTATTTGTTTGTAACTCAAGTACTGAAGTTGAACCTGTACACGCTGAAGTCAAAGAGAATAATAAACAATCACATGGAAAGCAAGTTTACATTGACTATTCAGTTATAG GGATACCTGGGGATGGAAGATGTTTGTTTCGTGCTGTTGCTCATGGAGCTTGTGTAAGATCGGGGAAACCTGCTCCTAATGAGAGTCTCCAAAGAGAGTTAGCTGATGAATTACGTGCTAGA GTAGCGGATGAATTTGTTAGAAGACGAAAAGAGACAGAATG GTTTATTGAAGGTGACTTCGATTCATATGTGTCAAAAATAAGGAAGACACATGTATGGGGAGGTGAACCTGAATTGCTCATGGCTTCTCATGTTCTCAA GATGCCAATATCTGTTTACATGAATGATGAAGGTTCAGGTGGCCTTATATGTATTGCTGAATACGGTCATGAATACGGGAAAGAAAATCCTATTAACGTCTTGTATGACGGGTTTGGTCACTACGATGCTCTACATGTTCCTAATAAAAACGGTTCCCGGTCTAGACTATAG
- the LOC110897487 gene encoding FT-interacting protein 3 has protein sequence MSADSKMMNKPPQMMTRPPNEDFSLKETKPALGVGKTAHDKLTSTYDLVEQMQYLYVRVVKAKDLPGKDLTGSCDPYVEIRMGNYKGTTRHFEKKTNPEWNQVFSFSKDRIQSTMLEVVVKDKDVVKDDFIGGVLFDLNEIPKRVPPDSPLAPQWYKLADRKGDKLKGELMLAVWWGTQADEAFSEAWHSDAVGASADGLASIKSKVYLSPKLWYLRVNVIEAQDLIPNDKTRFPEVYVKAMLGNHVLKTRVSVSKTINPLWNEDLMFVASEPFEEPLILSVEDRVGPNKDEILGRCAIPLQYVDRRLDHRAVNSKWFNLEKHVMVEGEMKKEVKFASRVHLRVCLEGGYHVLDESTHYSSDLRPTAKQLWKYSIGVLEVGILSANGLSPMKTKDGRATTDAYCVAKYGTKWVRTRTIIDSPTPKWNEQYTWEVFDPCTVITIGVFDNCHLQGEDKPGGNRDSRIGKVRIRLSTLETDRVYTHSYPLLVLHPSGVKKMGEIHLAVRFTCSSLMNMMHMYSQPLLPKMHYIYPLTVSQLDSLRHQAIQIVSMRLSRAEPPLRKEIVEYMLDVGSHMWSMRRSKANFLRMMSVLGGLVAIGRWFNHICNWKNPITTVLIHVLFVILVLYPELILPTVFLYLFLIGIWYYRWRPRNPPHMETRISCADNVHPDELDEEFDTFPTSRPPDIIRMRYDRLRSIMGRMQTVVGDMATQRERFQSLLSWRDPRATSLFVTFCLLTAIVLYVTPFQVVAILTGLYVLRHPRFRHKLPSVPVNFFRRLPARTDCML, from the exons ATGTCTGCAGATTCTAAG ATGATGAATAAACCACCCCAGATGATGACTCGCCCTCCGAATGAAGATTTTTCGCTCAAAGAGACCAAACCCGCCCTCGGTGTTGGTAAAACCGCACACGATAAGCTCACTAGCACCTATGATCTTGTTGAACAAATGCAATATTTATATGTCCGTGTAGTCAAAGCCAAAGATTTACCCGGAAAAGATCTAACGGGCAGCTGCGACCCGTACGTGGAGATCCGAATGGGTAACTACAAGGGTACGACCCGCCATTTCGAAAAGAAAACAAACCCGGAATGGAACCAAGTGTTTTCGTTCTCTAAAGACCGAATCCAATCCACTATGCTCGAGGTTGTGGTAAAAGATAAAGATGTTGTAAAAGATGATTTCATAGGCGGCGTTTTATTCGATCTTAATGAGATCCCGAAACGGGTCCCACCCGATAGCCCATTAGCGCCACAATGGTACAAGTTAGCGGACCGGAAAGGAGACAAACTTAAAGGGGAGCTTATGTTAGCGGTTTGGTGGGGTACGCAAGCGGATGAAGCGTTTTCGGAAGCGTGGCATTCGGATGCTGTCGGGGCTAGTGCGGACGGGCTTGCTAGTATCAAGTCGAAAGTGTACTTATCACCTAAACTTTGGTATCTTCGAGTTAATGTGATTGAGGCCCAAGATTTGATCCCGAATGATAAGACACGGTTCCCCGAGGTTTATGTAAAAGCTATGCTCGGGAATCATGTTTTGAAGACTCGGGTTTCGGTTAGCAAGACGATAAACCCGTTATGGAACGAAGATTTGATGTTTGTGGCATCGGAGCCGTTTGAAGAACCGTTGATTTTGAGTGTAGAGGACCGGGTCGGGCCTAATAAGGACGAGATTCTTGGAAGGTGTGCGATCCCGTTACAATATGTTGACCGGAGACTAGACCATAGAGCGGTTAACTCGAAATGGTTTAATCTGGAAAAACATGTTATGGTTGAAGGTGAAATGAAAAAAGAAGTTAAATTCGCTAGTCGGGTTCACTTGCGAGTTTGTTTGGAAGGCGGGTACCATGTTCTTGATGAATCGACTCATTATAGTAGCGATCTTAGACCGACTGCTAAACAGTTATGGAAATACAGTATCGGTGTGCTCGAGGTTGGAATCTTGAGTGCGAACGGGCTTTCACCTATGAAAACGAAAGACGGACGGGCTACAACCGATGCTTATTGTGTAGCAAAGTACGGTACCAAATGGGTCAGAACCCGAACCATAATCGATAGTCCTACACCTAAATGGAATGAGCAATACACATGGGAAGTTTTCGACCCGTGTACGGTTATAACCATTGGGGTTTTCGATAATTGTCATTTACAAGGCGAAGATAAGCCCGGTGGGAACCGTGACTCGAGGATCGGTAAGGTTCGGATCCGTTTATCGACCCTTGAAACGGACCGCGTTTACACCCATTCGTACCCGCTTTTAGTTTTGCACCCGTCCGGGGTTAAGAAAATGGGTGAGATTCATTTAGCGGTTCGGTTTACGTGTTCATCTTTGATGAACATGATGCATATGTACTCGCAACCGTTACTACCGAAAATGCATTACATTTACCCGTTAACCGTGAGCCAGCTTGATAGCTTGAGACACCAAGCGATCCAGATTGTGTCGATGAGGTTGAGCCGGGCTGAACCGCCTTTACGAAAAGAGATTGTCGAGTATATGCTCGATGTCGGGTCACATATGTGGAGTATGAGAAGAAGTAAAGCAAACTTCTTGAGAATGATGTCGGTTTTGGGGGGATTAGTCGCGATCGGGAGATGGTTCAATCATATTTGCAACTGGAAAAACCCGATCACAACCGTTCTAATCCACGTTCTTTTCGTGATACTCGTGTTATACCCCGAACTCATTCTCCCAACCGTGTTTCTTTACCTTTTCCTGATCGGTATTTGGTACTACCGATGGAGGCCCCGAAACCCCCCTCATATGGAAACCCGAATTTCATGTGCTGATAACGTGCATCCCGATGAACTAGACGAAGAATTCGACACGTTCCCGACTTCCCGACCTCCTGATATCATCCGAATGCGGTATGATCGGCTCAGAAGTATCATGGGCCGGATGCAAACCGTGGTTGGTGATATGGCAACTCAAAGAGAACGGTTTCAGTCCCTATTAAGTTGGAGGGACCCGCGAGCCACGTCACTTTTTGTGACGTTTTGTTTACTTACTGCTATTGTTCTTTATGTTACGCCTTTTCAAGTTGTCGCTATTCTGACGGGGCTTTATGTTTTGCGACACCCGAGGTTTCGTCATAAGCTACCTTCGGTGCCAGTTAACTTCTTTAGACGATTACCCGCGAGAACCGACTGCATGCTATGA
- the LOC110900496 gene encoding uncharacterized protein LOC110900496, with product MGFQFTSLNNGVSGRSGGLVSIWDPNLFRAQGMSKDRNFLHIWGQLVGSNLIINIINVYAPQRVSDKKVLWSALSEVINSGNGMWVLLGDFHAVRSREERKKSRFNSACAKEFNEFIDRSDLIEYNMKGRSFTFMAPNSNKISKIDRILVCKFFFDKWPDACLRALPRIHADHSSVVLIFSKEKFGVKPFGFFNSWLERDDIEEVVENTVNSFDIVADRPDVRLILKLRFIRDKIKDWRKDLMNKEKEDMVRDKEELDALDRLCEERDLSEEEEWIKEECIENIKEREWWAIMDSKQKSRCKWAVDGDENSSFFHRLCNNRKKNGIPGLMIGGSWVSKPEMVKREILNFFRNHFGESMGIRL from the exons ATGGGGTTTCAG TTCACCAGCTTAAATAATGGGGTTTCGGGTCGTTCGGGAGGTTTGGTTAGCATATGGGATCCTAATTTGTTCCGGGCTCAGGGGATGTCAAAGGATAGAAACTTTCTTCATATTTGGGGTCAATTGGTGGGTTCCAACCTGATCATTAACATAATCAATGTCTATGCTCCTCAGCGGGTGTCGGATAAAAAAGTTTTATGGTCAGCTTTATCGGAAGTAATCAACTCGGGGAACGGTATGTGGGTTTTATTGGGAGATTTTCACGCTGTGAGAAGTCGGGAGGAAAGAAAAAAGTCTCGTTTTAACAGCGCGTGTGCCAAGGAATTTAATGAATTCATTGACAGGAGTGATCTTATCGAATATAACATGAAAGGTAGGAGCTTTACCTTCATGGCTCCTAATTCAAACAAAATCAGTAAGATTGACAGGATATTGGTGTGTAAATTTTTTTTCGACAAATGGCCTGATGCTTGTTTGAGAGCTCTTCCTAGAATTCATGCGGATCATAGCTCGGTTGTTTTGATTTTTAGCAAAGAAAAATTTGGAGTTAAGCCTTTCGGGTTTTTTAACTCTTGGCTTGAGAGGGACGATATTGAAGAGGTGGTGGAAAACACGGTTAATTCTTTTGACATTGTGGCAGACCGGCCCGATGTTAGGCTGATTTTGAAATTAAGATTCATTAGAGACAAGATAAAAGATTGGAGGAAAGATCTGATGAATAAAGAGAAGGAAGATATGGTTAGAGATAAGGAAGAATTGGACGCATTGGACAGGTTATGTGAGGAAAGGGACCTTAGCGAAGAGGAAGAGTGGATTAAAGAGGAATGCATTGAGAATATCAAGGAACGTGAATGGTGGGCGATCATGGATTCAAAACAAAAGTCTCGATGTAAGTGGGCGGTTGATGGTGACGAAAACTCAAGTTTTTTCCACAGATTATGTAATAATAGGAAGAAGAACGGTATTCCA